The Desulfovibrio subterraneus genome has a segment encoding these proteins:
- a CDS encoding sigma-54-dependent transcriptional regulator: MPKILVIDDDRHICETIQSLLARLNYQYRAEHTITDGLKALQEDSFDVVFLDIRLPDGNGLTALPQIRSTPDAPEVIILTGEGDPDGAELAIQGGVWDFLVKPTPIKQTTLTLKRALQYREEKQSKGSAPVALNLENVIGSSDAMRTCFNLVAQAAMTDANVLITGETGTGKELTARTVHANSLRRNNRFVVVDCAALTETLVESTLFGHKKGAFTGAQQDQDGLVKVADKGTLFLDEVGEMPLSIQKSFLRFLQERVFRPVGGTQEIKSDFRLISATNKNLDEMVERGEFRKDLLFRLKTMHIELPPLRLRCEDVKPLAMFYINRLCEQYGVPNKGFSSDFFTMLSNYEWPGNVRELFNVLERAFVASGMESMLYAMHLPQDLRIKIAKANLTRGGSSHAAKVESPVYGITPQAVPAPGRSPAPADGSASYSLSGKKDTATCGDSLLDGPIPELKDFKNLMERKYIEAIIAQTDGNVQEIIRLSGLSRSHFYALLKKNNITL; this comes from the coding sequence ATGCCCAAGATCCTTGTCATAGATGACGACAGACACATCTGCGAGACTATCCAGAGCCTGCTTGCCCGCCTGAACTACCAGTACCGGGCCGAGCATACCATTACCGACGGCCTGAAAGCCCTGCAGGAAGATTCTTTCGACGTGGTGTTTCTCGACATACGCCTTCCGGACGGCAACGGCCTTACCGCCCTGCCGCAGATACGCAGCACGCCCGACGCACCCGAAGTGATCATACTCACCGGCGAGGGTGACCCCGATGGCGCAGAGCTCGCCATTCAGGGCGGTGTATGGGATTTTCTGGTCAAGCCCACGCCCATAAAGCAGACCACCCTCACGCTCAAGCGCGCGCTGCAATACCGCGAAGAAAAACAGAGCAAGGGCTCTGCCCCTGTTGCGCTGAACCTTGAGAACGTCATCGGCTCCAGCGATGCCATGCGCACCTGCTTCAATCTTGTGGCACAGGCGGCCATGACGGATGCCAACGTGCTTATCACCGGCGAAACAGGTACCGGCAAGGAACTCACCGCGCGCACAGTGCACGCCAACAGCCTGCGCCGAAACAACCGGTTTGTGGTGGTTGATTGCGCCGCGCTGACTGAAACCCTTGTGGAATCCACCCTTTTCGGCCACAAGAAAGGTGCGTTCACAGGCGCGCAGCAGGATCAGGACGGTCTGGTCAAGGTTGCCGACAAGGGCACCCTCTTTCTTGATGAAGTGGGCGAGATGCCGCTTTCCATTCAGAAATCTTTCCTGCGTTTTCTGCAGGAGCGCGTGTTCCGCCCAGTGGGCGGCACACAGGAGATAAAGAGCGACTTTCGCCTCATATCGGCCACCAACAAGAATCTCGATGAGATGGTGGAGCGCGGCGAATTCCGCAAGGACCTGCTCTTCCGCCTGAAGACCATGCATATCGAGCTGCCCCCGCTGCGGCTGCGCTGCGAAGACGTAAAGCCCCTCGCCATGTTCTACATAAACAGACTGTGCGAGCAGTACGGCGTGCCCAACAAGGGATTCTCGTCCGACTTCTTCACCATGCTCTCCAATTACGAATGGCCGGGCAACGTGCGTGAACTATTCAACGTGCTGGAACGGGCCTTTGTGGCTTCCGGCATGGAATCCATGCTCTACGCCATGCACCTGCCGCAGGACCTGCGCATCAAAATAGCCAAGGCCAACCTCACCCGCGGAGGGAGCTCCCATGCCGCAAAGGTGGAATCGCCGGTGTACGGCATTACACCGCAGGCCGTGCCCGCCCCCGGCCGGAGCCCGGCACCGGCAGATGGCAGCGCCTCCTATTCTCTGTCTGGAAAAAAAGACACTGCCACCTGCGGCGATTCACTATTGGATGGACCAATACCTGAGTTGAAGGACTTCAAGAATTTGATGGAACGCAAATATATTGAGGCCATTATTGCGCAGACAGACGGCAACGTGCAGGAGATTATCCGCCTTTCCGGCCTTTCCCGCTCACACTTCTACGCCTTGCTGAAAAAGAATAATATCACCCTATAA
- a CDS encoding FAD:protein FMN transferase, with protein sequence MNTDRRQFLKACGLLGLGAAVNGVLPVVSEAARIGKEYSVHQTRLMMGTIVTITALHPSKQLGEEAVGRAFEEIKRLEAVFSRFDASTPVSVLNKDGKVSGIPAELAEVMDRSKRFGSLTDNTFDVTVQPVVDLFRAKQNLNGALDLSREEFEHALSLVGQQDLKLSGRSIRLDREGMGITLDGIAKGYIVDKASAVLAAHGAVNHMINAGGDIRTMGEKDKATPWTIAIEDPAKNGNYPTVISMNTGAVATSGGYEVFYDKKHMYSHLVSPVSGKSPNNVASVSVTAPTVMEADALATAVSIMQTRKGLQFINSLPGREALIIARTGEQFATPRWA encoded by the coding sequence ATGAATACTGATCGTCGCCAGTTCCTCAAGGCATGCGGCCTGCTCGGCCTCGGCGCCGCCGTTAACGGTGTGCTCCCCGTGGTTTCCGAAGCTGCCCGCATCGGCAAGGAATACTCGGTGCACCAGACCCGCCTGATGATGGGCACCATTGTCACCATCACCGCACTGCATCCTTCCAAGCAGCTGGGTGAGGAAGCCGTGGGCCGCGCCTTTGAGGAAATCAAACGCCTTGAAGCCGTGTTCTCCCGCTTTGACGCTTCCACCCCCGTGTCCGTGCTGAACAAGGATGGCAAGGTATCCGGCATTCCCGCCGAGCTTGCCGAAGTGATGGACCGTTCCAAGCGTTTCGGCAGCCTTACCGACAACACCTTCGACGTGACCGTGCAGCCTGTTGTGGACCTGTTCCGCGCCAAGCAGAACCTGAACGGTGCACTCGACCTGTCCAGAGAAGAGTTCGAACACGCGCTGTCTCTGGTCGGCCAGCAGGACCTCAAGCTTTCCGGCCGCAGCATCCGTCTGGACCGCGAAGGCATGGGCATCACGCTGGACGGCATCGCCAAGGGCTACATCGTGGACAAGGCATCCGCCGTTCTCGCGGCACATGGTGCCGTGAACCACATGATCAATGCCGGTGGCGATATCCGCACCATGGGCGAAAAGGACAAGGCAACCCCCTGGACCATCGCCATTGAAGACCCCGCCAAGAACGGCAACTACCCCACCGTGATCTCCATGAACACCGGTGCCGTTGCCACCTCCGGCGGATACGAAGTCTTCTACGACAAGAAGCACATGTACTCACACCTCGTCAGCCCTGTGTCCGGCAAGAGCCCCAATAACGTGGCATCCGTGTCCGTTACCGCTCCCACCGTCATGGAAGCCGACGCGTTGGCGACTGCAGTGAGCATCATGCAGACCCGCAAAGGCCTGCAGTTCATCAACAGCCTGCCCGGGCGCGAAGCTCTCATCATCGCCAGAACCGGCGAGCAGTTCGCTACCCCCCGCTGGGCCTAG
- a CDS encoding PAS domain S-box protein: protein MTLFRSRTLSAFLAAVMLMLFAVALFPVHASAAQKVRKNILFLNSYHNGYSWSDNIFTGVKESLEQSDYAIVLQVEYMDSKKFHYEDTVQTLVSLYRDKFRDKHFDAIIVSDNIAYDFILQYGEELFPGVPLIFCGVNDFNAASIEGRNITGVVESFDVLANLDTAMSLHPGMHHMVVIGDKSVTGKAIRTQIQQALPFFKDQLTVEYWDEYTLDQMLSRVRQAGQDTFFYFIPMYRDIDGQFFSARELLQKVRANTNAPLYSNWSFLLGYGIVGGKLLSGEAHGAAAARLALKVLNGTSPRDIPVVTQSDEPWEFDYNELKRMHVSERQLPKGSIVINAPSRFYELNKQVFWTIIVSLVILTVTLVLLVMNVLEKRSVELRIKDQLSFLRLLMDTIPIPIYSKDKYGRYQECNVAFERFFNVSRAEILNRNEWQLQGLGLSQLHDSVDSVLLREPGVEIYEQTITPASGPLGGLPHNIILHKATNINARKEIAGLVGIIFDFTDRKKAEDSLRAAEEKYRSIFENSPLGIFRIKPDGDLVDINPALAKMAGYDSQQDLLENMPEIPRHFISELKLTGDSATGEEIRTFEKAITTRDGSSLIANISIRIIRDRLGNVDLLEGFAENVTKRKRAEKARRESERMLQLVLDNIPQLVSWKDKTLRYLGANKSFMNFFGVTATNALIGKTNMDIFPNPSEAEALFDAEAKVVADNSAQYQTRLSITDTLGGEVWLETNRVPLHGDDGEVVGLLTAAEDITQRINLERQLLQSQKMEAIGTLAGGISHDFNNILTSIINSVELALSDVDEDSLTWSDMTRALRAAQRGSQLVKQILTFSRPSLEGFMSTNLNEVLSEASGLIKASMPRNIEIRERLPEFPAVAHADPTQIHQVVMNLCTNAFQSLRDLGGFLELSLDLVRLEDEIAKLLNVATGNYFMITVADNGPGIPPEILDKIFDPFFTTKGKTEGTGLGLAVVHGIVKAHRGGILVNSKPNQRTAFEIYLPCMEQIAAPDDGPLGEPVAGAGHILFVEDDEDQLHTIPRVLESLGYSVHAAEHPRNALALLREAPQAFDLLITDFDMPDINGLELAEEATIIAPGLPIILVSGRDVASQGAGAIPSIRTIISKPYNKIMLADAIHRILVQRSV, encoded by the coding sequence GTGACCCTATTCCGTTCCCGTACCCTTTCCGCTTTCCTTGCTGCGGTCATGTTGATGCTGTTCGCCGTGGCCCTGTTCCCTGTGCATGCTTCTGCCGCCCAGAAGGTGCGCAAGAACATTCTGTTTCTGAATTCATATCACAACGGCTATTCCTGGTCGGACAACATCTTCACCGGCGTCAAGGAATCGCTGGAGCAGAGCGACTATGCCATTGTGCTGCAGGTCGAATACATGGACTCGAAAAAGTTCCATTATGAAGACACGGTACAGACGCTGGTAAGCCTCTACCGCGACAAGTTCCGCGACAAGCACTTCGACGCCATCATTGTTTCCGACAACATCGCCTACGACTTCATACTCCAGTACGGCGAAGAGCTGTTCCCCGGCGTGCCGCTCATTTTCTGCGGGGTAAACGACTTCAATGCCGCAAGTATCGAAGGGCGCAACATCACCGGCGTTGTGGAATCTTTTGACGTGCTCGCCAATCTGGACACGGCCATGAGCCTGCATCCCGGCATGCACCACATGGTGGTCATCGGTGACAAGTCCGTCACCGGCAAGGCCATACGCACGCAGATTCAGCAGGCGCTGCCTTTCTTCAAGGACCAGCTCACGGTCGAATACTGGGACGAATACACCCTGGACCAGATGCTCAGCCGCGTCAGACAGGCCGGGCAGGATACCTTCTTCTACTTCATTCCCATGTACCGCGACATAGACGGGCAATTCTTCTCGGCCCGTGAACTGCTGCAAAAGGTTCGCGCCAACACCAACGCCCCGCTCTATTCCAACTGGTCCTTCCTGCTCGGCTACGGCATAGTGGGCGGCAAACTGCTCTCCGGCGAGGCCCACGGTGCGGCCGCCGCCCGTCTGGCTCTCAAGGTGCTCAACGGCACCAGCCCCAGAGACATTCCCGTGGTCACACAGAGCGACGAGCCGTGGGAGTTCGACTACAACGAACTCAAACGCATGCACGTGAGCGAACGCCAGTTGCCCAAGGGCTCCATCGTTATCAACGCCCCCAGCCGGTTTTATGAACTGAACAAGCAGGTTTTCTGGACCATCATCGTCAGCCTTGTCATCCTGACGGTAACGCTGGTGCTACTGGTCATGAACGTGCTGGAAAAGCGCTCGGTCGAACTGCGCATCAAGGACCAGCTTTCCTTCCTGCGGCTGCTCATGGATACCATTCCCATACCCATCTATTCCAAAGACAAGTATGGGCGGTATCAGGAATGCAACGTGGCATTCGAACGCTTTTTCAATGTTTCACGCGCAGAGATTCTCAACCGCAACGAATGGCAGTTGCAGGGACTGGGCCTCTCGCAGCTGCATGACTCGGTGGACAGCGTGCTGCTGCGCGAACCCGGCGTAGAGATTTACGAACAGACCATTACCCCCGCGAGCGGTCCGCTCGGCGGCCTGCCCCACAACATCATTCTGCACAAGGCCACCAACATAAACGCCCGCAAGGAAATTGCGGGACTCGTGGGCATCATATTCGACTTCACTGACCGTAAAAAGGCAGAAGACAGCCTGCGCGCGGCAGAAGAAAAATACCGCTCCATATTTGAAAACTCTCCGCTGGGCATTTTCCGTATCAAGCCGGACGGCGACCTTGTGGACATTAACCCCGCCCTCGCCAAGATGGCCGGATACGATTCCCAGCAGGATCTGCTGGAAAACATGCCGGAGATTCCCCGCCATTTCATCAGTGAGCTGAAGCTCACGGGCGACAGCGCCACGGGCGAAGAAATCCGCACCTTTGAAAAGGCCATAACCACCCGCGACGGCTCATCCCTCATTGCCAACATCTCCATCAGAATCATCCGCGACCGGCTCGGCAACGTGGATCTGCTCGAAGGCTTTGCCGAAAACGTGACCAAGCGCAAACGGGCAGAAAAGGCCCGCCGCGAATCCGAGCGCATGCTCCAGCTCGTGCTGGACAACATTCCCCAGCTGGTTTCATGGAAAGACAAAACCCTGCGCTACCTCGGCGCGAACAAGTCGTTCATGAACTTCTTCGGTGTTACCGCCACCAATGCGCTCATCGGCAAGACCAACATGGACATCTTCCCCAACCCGTCAGAGGCGGAAGCCCTGTTCGATGCCGAAGCCAAGGTGGTGGCGGACAACAGCGCCCAGTACCAGACGCGCCTTTCCATCACGGACACGCTGGGCGGCGAGGTGTGGCTTGAGACCAACCGCGTGCCCCTGCACGGTGACGACGGCGAGGTGGTGGGGCTGCTCACGGCGGCGGAAGACATCACCCAGCGCATCAACCTTGAACGCCAGTTGCTGCAGTCGCAGAAGATGGAAGCCATCGGCACGCTGGCCGGGGGCATTTCCCACGACTTCAACAACATTCTCACGTCCATCATCAACTCCGTTGAGCTTGCGCTCTCGGACGTGGACGAGGATTCCCTGACGTGGAGCGACATGACCCGCGCACTCAGGGCCGCACAGCGCGGCAGCCAGTTGGTGAAGCAGATTCTCACCTTCAGCCGCCCCTCGCTGGAAGGCTTCATGAGCACCAATCTGAATGAAGTGCTGTCCGAAGCCTCCGGCCTCATCAAGGCGTCCATGCCCCGCAACATCGAGATACGCGAACGCCTGCCGGAATTCCCCGCCGTGGCGCATGCCGACCCCACCCAGATTCATCAGGTGGTGATGAACCTGTGCACAAATGCGTTCCAGTCGCTGCGTGATCTGGGCGGGTTCCTTGAACTCAGTCTGGACCTTGTGCGGCTGGAAGACGAGATAGCCAAGCTGCTCAACGTTGCAACCGGCAACTATTTCATGATTACGGTGGCAGACAACGGGCCGGGCATTCCACCCGAAATTCTGGACAAGATTTTTGATCCGTTCTTCACCACCAAGGGCAAGACAGAAGGCACAGGACTCGGCCTTGCCGTGGTGCACGGCATAGTCAAGGCGCACAGGGGCGGCATTCTGGTCAACAGCAAGCCGAACCAGCGCACCGCGTTCGAGATATATCTGCCCTGCATGGAACAGATTGCCGCACCGGACGATGGCCCGCTTGGCGAACCCGTTGCCGGTGCCGGACACATTCTGTTTGTGGAAGACGATGAAGATCAGCTGCACACCATACCGCGAGTACTGGAAAGTCTGGGCTATTCCGTGCATGCCGCCGAGCACCCCAGAAACGCTCTGGCCCTGCTGCGGGAAGCACCGCAGGCATTTGACCTGCTCATAACCGATTTTGACATGCCGGACATAAACGGTCTGGAGCTTGCCGAAGAAGCTACCATCATTGCACCGGGCCTGCCCATCATCCTTGTGTCCGGACGCGATGTCGCGTCGCAGGGGGCGGGGGCCATTCCATCCATCCGCACCATTATCAGCAAGCCCTACAACAAGATCATGCTGGCAGACGCCATACACCGCATCCTTGTCCAGCGATCGGTATAG
- the rnfG gene encoding RnfABCDGE type electron transport complex subunit G: protein MREIIKMIVVLSAICGLSGFCLSYLKQLTAPAIENQVLTYVQGPAIKQVLADTDNDPIADRKKFTNPATGKEINVFPAIKGGKLVAIALEDFGAGFGGDIGVIVGFNVENDTLAGIGVTTMKETPGLGTVVADARFTKQFKKQPMNVDLKSKGGQIDALSGATISSTGVVTAVQNAAKVYQAIKSEATGTWK, encoded by the coding sequence ATGCGTGAAATAATCAAAATGATCGTTGTGCTTTCCGCAATCTGCGGTCTTTCCGGCTTCTGTCTATCCTACCTCAAGCAGCTGACCGCCCCCGCCATTGAGAACCAGGTTCTCACCTATGTGCAGGGTCCGGCCATCAAGCAGGTTCTGGCCGACACCGACAACGACCCCATTGCGGACCGCAAGAAGTTCACGAACCCCGCCACCGGCAAGGAAATCAACGTATTTCCCGCCATCAAGGGCGGCAAGCTCGTTGCCATCGCCCTTGAAGACTTCGGCGCAGGCTTCGGCGGTGACATTGGCGTTATCGTTGGTTTTAACGTGGAAAACGACACCCTTGCCGGTATCGGCGTTACGACCATGAAGGAAACTCCTGGTCTCGGCACCGTGGTAGCGGATGCCCGATTCACCAAACAGTTCAAGAAGCAGCCCATGAATGTGGACCTCAAGTCCAAGGGTGGACAGATTGACGCACTTTCCGGTGCTACCATCTCTTCCACCGGTGTTGTGACTGCCGTTCAGAACGCTGCCAAGGTGTATCAGGCCATCAAGTCCGAAGCCACGGGCACCTGGAAATAG
- the rnfB gene encoding RnfABCDGE type electron transport complex subunit B has product MLTSVLSLLALGFIASVVLSVASRVFYVEEDPRVEAVSEALPGANCGGCGFAGCDAYAAAVIQDPSVSAGLCCAGGPEVAAKVAELAGKAAGSAEPQISFRRCVKDEGKVKKKYEYQGLDSCAASAQLQDGPDACKYSCLGFGDCVKVCNFNAMYLEGGLVRIDPEKCVACGACVGVCPNKILEMIPRRARVQVFCSTLDKMKDVMNVCEAGCINCGKCVKKCPANAISNAEGNIRIDHVACLAYGPDCEEACVEACPRSILRLMCHNSVAHKAEAAVAAAAAAPEQQPQATA; this is encoded by the coding sequence ATGCTGACATCTGTACTTTCTCTGCTCGCACTGGGCTTCATCGCCTCGGTCGTGCTTTCCGTGGCTTCCCGCGTGTTCTACGTGGAAGAAGACCCCAGAGTGGAAGCCGTATCCGAAGCGCTGCCGGGCGCCAACTGCGGCGGTTGCGGTTTTGCAGGATGTGACGCCTATGCCGCTGCCGTTATTCAGGACCCCTCGGTTTCCGCAGGCCTGTGCTGCGCCGGTGGTCCGGAGGTTGCTGCCAAGGTTGCCGAGCTTGCCGGAAAGGCTGCCGGTAGTGCCGAACCCCAGATATCCTTCCGCCGCTGCGTGAAGGACGAGGGCAAGGTAAAGAAAAAATACGAGTATCAGGGCCTTGACTCCTGTGCGGCCTCCGCACAGCTGCAGGACGGCCCCGATGCATGCAAGTACTCCTGTCTCGGCTTCGGGGACTGCGTGAAGGTTTGCAACTTCAACGCCATGTACCTTGAAGGCGGACTGGTGCGCATTGATCCCGAAAAGTGCGTCGCATGCGGCGCCTGTGTGGGCGTGTGTCCCAACAAGATTCTGGAAATGATTCCCCGTCGCGCCCGCGTTCAGGTCTTCTGCTCCACCCTGGACAAGATGAAAGACGTCATGAACGTGTGCGAAGCCGGCTGCATCAACTGCGGCAAGTGCGTGAAGAAGTGTCCTGCCAACGCCATTTCCAATGCGGAAGGCAACATCAGGATCGATCACGTGGCCTGCCTTGCCTATGGCCCCGATTGTGAAGAAGCCTGTGTGGAAGCATGTCCCCGCAGCATTCTGCGCCTCATGTGCCACAACAGCGTGGCGCATAAGGCAGAAGCCGCTGTCGCTGCCGCGGCAGCTGCTCCGGAACAGCAACCCCAAGCCACCGCCTAA
- a CDS encoding electron transport complex protein RnfA has product MDYFLLLISAVFVNNVVLAQYLGQCPYLGCSKEKGVSIGMGAAVIFVMIIATPITWLIQFNVLVPLGLDYLQTIMFILVIAALVQLVEMFLKKAVPPLYSSLGIFLPLITTNCAVLGVAIVVQREGFDLGTSTYYSFATGLGFMLALILLAAIRERLEISRLPLAMRGVPAALVLAGIMSMSFMAFSGMI; this is encoded by the coding sequence ATGGATTACTTCCTGCTTCTCATATCAGCGGTCTTTGTTAACAACGTTGTTCTTGCCCAGTATCTTGGTCAGTGCCCCTACCTTGGCTGCTCCAAGGAAAAGGGCGTGTCCATCGGCATGGGCGCGGCGGTTATCTTCGTTATGATCATCGCCACCCCCATTACCTGGCTTATTCAGTTCAACGTGCTTGTACCCCTGGGGCTGGACTATCTGCAGACGATCATGTTCATTCTGGTCATTGCAGCACTGGTTCAGCTGGTGGAAATGTTCCTGAAGAAGGCCGTTCCCCCGCTGTACAGCTCTCTCGGCATATTCCTGCCGCTCATCACGACCAACTGCGCCGTTCTCGGCGTGGCCATCGTGGTACAGCGTGAAGGCTTCGACCTCGGCACGTCCACCTACTATTCGTTTGCCACCGGCCTCGGCTTCATGCTGGCGCTGATCCTGCTCGCGGCAATCCGCGAACGGCTGGAGATCTCCCGTCTGCCTCTCGCCATGCGCGGCGTTCCTGCCGCACTGGTGCTGGCGGGTATCATGTCCATGTCGTTCATGGCGTTCTCGGGCATGATCTAG
- a CDS encoding HDOD domain-containing protein has translation MQDSGKPISRKGVQTARPDAAVSAVPAGSEGSALPEGGQDPLVHAAKVCAARFKFADNRHPVNAALFDMALRWCLKDTVACTLSSDVAPAGVTGATGVTGAPGMTGAGADRTSLDPLDVLQGDMKLPSLPQIVLELQLIINNPESSACDVAAVVSRDAGLSAFLLRLVNSAFYSFPSQIDTISRAVTVVGMKQLSNMALGVAAMDAFKEAGTGRFDMKSFWKHSIAVGSIAQRLAERAKLPEPERYFVCGLLHDIGRAALCTSRPGKASLIMRVALEKRIPLYAAEAEVVGFDHARLGGILLRKWNFPFSVTMGVLHHHLPEKSEKFLEPHVVHVADIMAKAIGLASTEEALVPPLSEEAWSRMGLSVADLQAVENELDALLADMFSVLLH, from the coding sequence ATGCAGGATTCCGGCAAGCCTATTTCCCGCAAGGGAGTACAGACAGCCCGTCCGGATGCTGCGGTTTCTGCCGTACCCGCCGGTTCGGAGGGCTCAGCCCTTCCTGAAGGCGGGCAGGATCCGCTGGTGCATGCGGCCAAGGTGTGTGCCGCGCGCTTCAAGTTTGCGGATAACCGGCACCCGGTGAATGCGGCCCTCTTTGACATGGCATTGCGCTGGTGCCTCAAGGATACGGTAGCCTGCACCCTGTCTTCCGACGTTGCTCCTGCGGGCGTGACTGGCGCAACCGGTGTGACTGGTGCGCCCGGTATGACTGGCGCGGGCGCGGATCGTACCTCTCTGGACCCGCTGGATGTGCTGCAGGGCGACATGAAGCTGCCCTCGCTGCCGCAGATCGTGCTTGAACTGCAGCTGATCATCAATAATCCGGAAAGTTCCGCCTGCGACGTGGCCGCCGTGGTGAGCCGCGATGCAGGGCTCTCCGCCTTTCTGCTCCGTCTTGTAAACAGCGCCTTCTACAGCTTTCCTTCGCAGATAGACACCATTTCCCGCGCCGTGACCGTGGTGGGCATGAAGCAGCTCAGCAACATGGCACTCGGTGTTGCTGCCATGGATGCCTTCAAGGAAGCCGGAACAGGGCGGTTTGACATGAAGTCCTTCTGGAAGCATTCCATTGCCGTGGGGAGTATCGCCCAGCGGCTTGCGGAAAGGGCAAAGCTGCCGGAACCGGAACGCTACTTCGTGTGCGGTCTGCTGCACGATATCGGGCGGGCGGCGCTTTGCACATCCCGGCCGGGCAAGGCCTCCCTCATCATGCGGGTGGCGCTGGAAAAGCGCATACCCCTGTATGCGGCGGAAGCCGAGGTGGTCGGGTTCGATCATGCCCGTCTGGGCGGCATCCTGCTGCGCAAGTGGAATTTCCCCTTTTCGGTTACTATGGGGGTGCTGCATCATCATCTCCCCGAAAAGTCCGAAAAGTTCCTTGAGCCGCATGTGGTGCATGTGGCGGATATCATGGCCAAGGCCATCGGGCTGGCTTCGACCGAAGAGGCTCTGGTTCCCCCGCTCAGTGAAGAGGCATGGAGCCGCATGGGGCTTTCCGTTGCCGATCTTCAGGCAGTGGAGAATGAGCTCGACGCGTTGCTTGCCGACATGTTCAGCGTGCTGCTCCACTAG
- the rsxE gene encoding electron transport complex subunit RsxE has product MASMWKEFSKGLWAEIPPFRLMLGLCPTLAVTKSANNGLGMGLAVIFVLALSNAVISLIRNIIPKKVRIACYIAIAASLVVAVELLMQAYTYPLYQQLGIFVPLIVVNCIILGRAEAFAGKNPVHLSIADGLGMGIGFTMSLTFLGALREILGYGTLFGHHLFGPGFHPVHFMVEAPGAFVSLGLILACMNLMSIRKAMRRGEKPAENPMPGCESCRGCAMGRD; this is encoded by the coding sequence ATGGCCAGCATGTGGAAAGAGTTTTCCAAGGGTCTGTGGGCGGAAATTCCGCCGTTCCGGCTTATGCTCGGACTGTGCCCTACGCTTGCCGTTACGAAATCCGCCAACAACGGTCTCGGGATGGGTCTTGCAGTTATCTTCGTTCTTGCCCTGTCCAACGCCGTTATCTCGCTGATTCGTAACATTATCCCCAAAAAGGTACGTATCGCCTGTTACATCGCCATCGCAGCTTCGCTCGTTGTGGCGGTGGAACTGCTTATGCAGGCGTACACCTACCCCCTTTACCAGCAATTGGGCATATTCGTGCCCCTTATCGTTGTTAACTGCATCATCCTCGGCCGCGCGGAAGCCTTTGCAGGCAAAAACCCCGTGCACCTGTCCATTGCGGACGGCCTTGGCATGGGCATAGGCTTCACCATGTCGCTGACCTTCCTCGGCGCCCTCCGCGAAATTCTCGGATACGGCACGTTGTTCGGTCATCACCTGTTCGGCCCCGGCTTCCATCCGGTTCACTTCATGGTAGAGGCTCCCGGCGCGTTCGTATCGCTCGGTCTTATCCTCGCCTGCATGAACCTGATGAGCATCCGCAAGGCTATGCGCCGCGGTGAAAAGCCCGCCGAAAACCCCATGCCCGGCTGCGAATCCTGTCGCGGTTGTGCAATGGGCAGAGATTAG